A stretch of the uncultured Trichococcus sp. genome encodes the following:
- a CDS encoding phage tail tape measure protein, translated as MSERIEGLSIGLDLDSVQVESGLKDLNKKLALVNSEMKANLSAFDKGDASLKKYQTQLDGLNKKLEIQKTKVDSARQSYEKMAKAHGEGSKEADAAATAYNKELASLNNLERYIGSVTTEMNKSQSAFTKYGNQLTGISEKAGKLGDGLTKTVTPAVLALGAAAILSANNVSDATAKIQNNLGGTAEEAAKVAGIANDVFKDGWGESLDGVATSMLEVKEQLTGISDVDLGAITKMTIALEQSLGMDQTESLRGINALMKTYGMTAYEAFDYMVAGAQKGLNKTDELGDNLAEYAPLWEQNGYSAQEMFNTLQAGLDAGAYNLDKVNDLVKEFGIRVGDGTIKTAIEAMGGSWKEIYDTWEASGESNDELFRRMAQNLASIQDPQEKALALTEIWGSLGEDAGSKVVEALGNVTEQYGEVNGAAQDVIDTLEETQSQKFQAMFRDMTDTLVPLGDILLEMGEEALPILEDAVDNLTDAWNDLSPDMQENIVQWGLVAAAAGPIVKVFSGVTGGLGAMLKLLPGITTGLGTAGVAGALGGVAPAATGAGGAAALFTNPWILGIGAVSLAAVGVGTAIYNEMHKEDKAHEEAIDATKGKYEEWYNAVIDGAKPVVESQQQIQGSVKNTGETYAEAIERIKGQNSDAVTAMEDDWNGYTELIDGVNVYHEGLGESLNGLNLSDEMLSDIQKGYANYRLIIDNTMQEVMHTFTEGQIVSEEVAMATIAANQSVTEEVIAGFQAQKDAEQAKLDHMLETSVITQAEYEKRVMDNGMHYSMMTQITQSANDNINNIVATAARENRELTSEEVVSMIGSYATLASNSGKSLSDVAGAQDFLSANMKGMVDNVSLNALAQAGMISESAASQVSSLGTVQDKVGALQWAIDYYNLTGIPAKTINLDVSPALQRIAEVQQAINNLNASQVYADAATNRVYTTASASGQQAVGYATGTDSHVGGPAVLGDGGQEEPFLTPGGYFGISPATDTLFSNLPRGTQVWPSIQDFKLDIPHFAKGVEGSTEAQRLIARFGRSEPRIAPVGNVGNGNYGNGTDDGIDYNRLGSVVADAVVNALAASDIKVEMDKRQLGRLVGELI; from the coding sequence ATGTCCGAAAGAATAGAAGGCCTCTCCATTGGGCTGGATCTTGACAGCGTACAAGTCGAGAGCGGCCTAAAGGACTTGAATAAAAAACTAGCCCTGGTCAATAGTGAGATGAAAGCAAATCTTTCCGCTTTTGACAAAGGCGATGCATCACTTAAAAAATATCAAACGCAACTGGACGGATTAAATAAGAAGCTGGAGATCCAAAAGACGAAGGTTGACAGCGCCCGCCAATCCTATGAGAAGATGGCGAAAGCACACGGAGAAGGATCAAAAGAAGCCGATGCCGCCGCTACTGCGTACAACAAGGAACTAGCCAGCCTGAATAATTTGGAGCGGTATATCGGCAGCGTAACGACTGAAATGAACAAATCCCAGTCAGCCTTTACGAAATATGGCAATCAGTTGACTGGTATATCTGAAAAGGCCGGAAAACTTGGTGATGGCTTGACTAAGACAGTGACTCCTGCAGTCCTGGCATTAGGTGCGGCTGCCATACTCAGTGCGAATAATGTTTCGGATGCGACAGCAAAGATACAGAATAATTTAGGCGGTACCGCTGAAGAAGCTGCAAAGGTGGCAGGTATTGCGAACGATGTTTTCAAAGATGGTTGGGGAGAGTCGTTAGACGGTGTAGCAACGTCCATGCTTGAAGTGAAAGAGCAATTGACGGGCATTTCGGATGTAGATTTAGGAGCCATCACTAAGATGACGATCGCCCTGGAACAGTCACTCGGAATGGATCAGACCGAAAGCCTACGTGGTATTAATGCGTTGATGAAGACATACGGAATGACCGCATATGAGGCGTTTGATTATATGGTAGCCGGGGCTCAGAAGGGTCTGAACAAGACCGACGAACTCGGTGATAACCTTGCCGAGTATGCGCCTTTATGGGAGCAAAACGGCTACTCAGCGCAGGAGATGTTTAACACGCTTCAGGCGGGTCTCGATGCCGGAGCCTATAACTTGGATAAGGTCAACGATTTGGTGAAAGAGTTTGGGATTCGAGTAGGTGACGGGACAATCAAAACCGCTATCGAAGCGATGGGCGGCAGCTGGAAAGAAATCTATGATACATGGGAAGCTTCTGGCGAGTCGAACGATGAACTGTTCCGAAGAATGGCTCAGAACTTAGCCAGTATTCAAGATCCGCAAGAAAAGGCTCTTGCCTTAACGGAGATTTGGGGATCGCTAGGTGAGGATGCCGGATCTAAGGTTGTAGAAGCTTTGGGCAATGTGACAGAGCAATACGGAGAAGTAAACGGCGCTGCCCAAGACGTCATCGATACTTTAGAGGAAACTCAGTCTCAGAAATTCCAAGCTATGTTTCGTGATATGACCGATACGCTCGTTCCGCTAGGAGACATCCTCTTGGAAATGGGCGAGGAAGCACTGCCAATCCTGGAAGATGCCGTAGATAACCTGACGGATGCCTGGAACGATTTGAGCCCGGATATGCAGGAGAACATTGTTCAGTGGGGACTAGTAGCGGCTGCTGCAGGGCCGATTGTAAAAGTGTTCAGCGGTGTTACTGGCGGCCTAGGAGCGATGCTGAAGTTGCTTCCTGGTATTACAACAGGACTCGGAACCGCTGGGGTGGCAGGTGCTCTTGGTGGCGTCGCACCAGCTGCAACAGGAGCCGGAGGAGCTGCAGCACTCTTTACGAATCCTTGGATACTTGGCATCGGTGCTGTATCTTTGGCAGCTGTTGGGGTAGGGACTGCGATTTATAACGAGATGCACAAAGAGGACAAGGCGCATGAAGAGGCGATCGATGCCACAAAGGGCAAGTACGAGGAATGGTATAACGCAGTTATTGATGGCGCCAAGCCTGTAGTAGAATCACAGCAACAGATTCAGGGCTCAGTGAAGAATACCGGTGAAACCTATGCGGAAGCAATTGAACGGATCAAGGGTCAAAACTCCGATGCCGTTACCGCTATGGAAGATGATTGGAACGGATATACTGAACTGATCGATGGTGTTAACGTCTATCATGAAGGTTTGGGAGAGAGTTTGAACGGTCTTAATTTGTCTGATGAGATGCTTTCGGATATCCAAAAGGGTTATGCGAACTACCGTCTGATCATCGATAACACGATGCAGGAAGTCATGCATACCTTCACCGAAGGCCAAATTGTAAGTGAAGAAGTTGCTATGGCTACGATTGCGGCAAACCAATCCGTAACAGAGGAAGTTATTGCTGGTTTCCAGGCCCAAAAAGATGCAGAACAAGCCAAACTTGACCACATGCTAGAAACCAGCGTAATCACGCAAGCAGAATACGAAAAACGCGTCATGGACAATGGAATGCACTACTCTATGATGACTCAAATCACACAATCCGCAAACGATAATATCAACAACATCGTTGCTACTGCAGCACGTGAAAACCGCGAACTGACATCTGAAGAAGTGGTATCTATGATCGGTAGTTATGCCACTCTCGCATCGAACAGCGGAAAGAGCTTGTCTGATGTTGCCGGAGCCCAGGACTTCTTGTCAGCTAACATGAAGGGGATGGTTGATAATGTCAGCCTCAATGCTTTGGCGCAAGCTGGCATGATCTCGGAGAGTGCTGCTTCACAAGTCAGCTCCCTGGGAACGGTCCAGGATAAAGTAGGTGCGCTGCAGTGGGCAATTGATTACTACAACTTGACCGGTATTCCAGCTAAGACCATCAATTTGGATGTCAGTCCTGCTTTGCAAAGAATTGCTGAAGTCCAGCAAGCTATAAATAACTTAAATGCAAGTCAAGTGTATGCAGATGCTGCCACAAACCGCGTATATACAACAGCGAGTGCAAGTGGCCAACAAGCTGTAGGTTATGCAACAGGTACAGACTCTCACGTCGGTGGTCCGGCTGTCCTTGGTGACGGCGGTCAAGAAGAGCCGTTTCTTACTCCTGGTGGATATTTTGGGATATCTCCCGCTACGGATACACTTTTCTCCAATCTCCCAAGAGGAACGCAGGTTTGGCCGAGTATCCAGGACTTTAAACTAGACATTCCGCATTTTGCTAAAGGAGTGGAAGGTAGCACAGAAGCACAAAGGCTGATAGCTAGATTCGGAAGATCCGAACCCCGGATTGCCCCTGTCGGAAATGTTGGTAATGGCAACTACGGCAATGGTACTGATGATGGCATTGATTACAACCGACTAGGAAGTGTAGTGGCAGATGCAGTCGTTAATGCCTTGGCGGCTTCTGATATCAAAGTCGAAATGGACAAACGCCAACTCGGCAGATTGGTCGGTGAACTAATTTGA
- a CDS encoding Ltp family lipoprotein, translated as MKNYLLLFGSALILAACGTTSDVEVSEEASSAAMATSESVPESIPAVSEEIVIAPVEEPAPQPDVSREFRNALGTAEDYLNYSSFSKQGLFDQLLYEGFPEDAAQYAIDSVVTDWNQNALQTAIDYLDYSSFSYPGLYDQLVYEGYTAEQAQYALDNVTTDWNQNALQTAIDYLEYSSFSDQGLYDQLIYEGYTAEQAQYAMNNLPK; from the coding sequence ATGAAAAATTACTTATTATTGTTTGGTAGTGCATTAATTTTGGCTGCCTGCGGAACGACCAGTGATGTTGAAGTTTCAGAAGAAGCATCATCAGCTGCGATGGCCACCTCAGAATCAGTGCCAGAATCAATTCCGGCAGTCAGCGAAGAAATAGTAATTGCTCCTGTCGAAGAGCCCGCTCCACAGCCTGATGTTTCAAGAGAATTCAGAAATGCACTCGGTACCGCAGAGGATTACCTTAATTATTCAAGTTTTTCTAAGCAAGGATTATTCGACCAACTCTTATACGAAGGGTTCCCCGAAGATGCAGCACAATACGCGATTGATAGTGTCGTAACCGATTGGAATCAGAACGCGCTCCAAACAGCCATCGACTATTTGGATTATTCTTCTTTCTCTTATCCAGGCTTGTATGATCAATTGGTTTACGAGGGTTACACTGCTGAACAAGCACAGTATGCACTTGATAATGTGACAACGGATTGGAATCAGAACGCGCTTCAAACAGCCATTGATTATTTAGAATACTCCTCTTTTTCCGATCAGGGATTGTATGATCAATTGATTTATGAAGGGTACACTGCTGAACAAGCACAATATGCAATGAATAATTTACCTAAGTAA
- a CDS encoding four helix bundle protein, with amino-acid sequence MEYKSGEGLLVSKKSEALLNRIYPALVNFPKSEKFALCQEIKNHFYSLISNIEMANSVKSKRKAYAQEADGHLQTLKILFRLSNNRRYISVGFYREIDIRLTEINKLLSGFIRSA; translated from the coding sequence ATGGAATATAAATCAGGAGAAGGGTTATTGGTTTCGAAAAAATCAGAAGCCCTTTTGAATCGCATTTATCCGGCTTTAGTCAATTTTCCGAAGTCCGAAAAATTTGCTTTATGCCAAGAAATAAAAAATCACTTCTACTCTTTAATCAGCAACATTGAGATGGCCAACAGCGTTAAATCTAAACGCAAAGCGTACGCCCAAGAGGCGGACGGGCATTTGCAGACATTAAAAATCTTGTTTCGATTGTCAAATAACCGCCGTTATATCAGTGTTGGTTTTTACAGAGAAATCGATATCCGATTAACGGAGATAAACAAACTGCTGTCCGGATTCATCCGTTCGGCATAA
- a CDS encoding major tail protein, which yields MPEKKYLSSTGVDEFYYGVLNAGETGIVAAAPERVKFLQDIEVAMSSEITRAYGDNVVAELGVSQGGVAVSGNFHAIPQSDKNTLLGLETTTGGLSAHGSSDNPPYVAVIFAKTYEDGSKEYVGLPKGKFLKTSIKGTSKQGNTTFNQDAISAEFMDRAVTGFTKQKSVVVGADDAAATVKRDAIFQAIFGVTYPTTTTTTTGL from the coding sequence ATGCCAGAAAAAAAATATTTGTCATCTACAGGGGTAGATGAATTTTACTACGGTGTACTTAATGCCGGGGAAACCGGAATTGTAGCGGCCGCACCTGAACGCGTAAAGTTTTTGCAGGATATCGAAGTAGCGATGTCATCCGAAATCACAAGGGCTTATGGGGATAATGTGGTAGCTGAGTTGGGTGTTTCCCAAGGCGGTGTAGCTGTGAGTGGTAATTTCCATGCGATCCCGCAATCAGATAAAAATACATTGTTGGGTTTGGAAACAACTACAGGCGGTTTATCCGCACACGGATCCAGTGACAACCCTCCTTACGTTGCAGTTATTTTTGCCAAGACATATGAAGACGGATCAAAAGAATATGTGGGCTTGCCTAAAGGGAAGTTCCTGAAAACAAGCATCAAAGGGACATCTAAACAGGGCAATACCACTTTCAACCAAGATGCAATCAGCGCGGAATTCATGGATCGTGCTGTGACAGGCTTTACGAAACAAAAATCGGTTGTAGTAGGGGCAGATGATGCAGCAGCAACTGTTAAACGTGACGCAATTTTTCAAGCGATTTTCGGCGTGACATATCCGACGACGACAACCACCACTACAGGCCTTTAA
- a CDS encoding phage holin family protein, with the protein MKYFNDISIAFGIVGGSLAWLVGGWDVLLWTLVGFIILDYLTGLAKAWKTKTLSSEIGFEGLVKKMMILVMIVVANFLQRLIGDAVPLREIVILFFISNEGISLLENAAMFITVPDQLRDALLQLRDEDKEEK; encoded by the coding sequence ATGAAGTATTTTAATGACATATCGATTGCATTTGGAATTGTCGGCGGAAGTTTAGCGTGGTTGGTAGGGGGTTGGGATGTGCTGTTATGGACGTTAGTCGGTTTCATTATTTTGGATTATCTTACGGGTTTGGCCAAAGCTTGGAAAACTAAAACCTTGTCATCCGAGATTGGTTTCGAAGGACTTGTTAAAAAGATGATGATTCTGGTGATGATCGTGGTGGCCAATTTTCTCCAACGTCTGATCGGGGATGCGGTACCACTCCGGGAAATTGTTATCTTATTCTTTATTTCCAACGAGGGCATTTCACTTTTGGAAAATGCGGCGATGTTTATCACGGTACCTGATCAATTGAGGGATGCGCTGTTGCAGTTGAGAGACGAAGACAAGGAGGAAAAATAA
- a CDS encoding N-acetylmuramoyl-L-alanine amidase: MGYVINDRRASALGGQKKDRNRSAITTIVWHYSAVMRKLRKFIAGHEEYWKNTLGWDRGGYHFYIDADGNIWQNYDYERITWGVYNNNGYCVHISVEAGNGTDYSQAQIDAREWLTRKIMGDLSVPASKVKGHWEVYNNSACPGYSKEQMDAFRARLGQSAAAASDPIAPMRVPANYNKMVAYPGYSIDSKPWGEPGLVNWGKTDDIIGNVISIYEENGSGEYVNGVKVGWIDKRALIDVPGRVSVSYNVIVKIGGYSIDSKPWGEPGLVNWGTTDGFVGQNIPVIEENASGEYVNTSLGWIDKRAVAKEAVVVSSTLHLPAGQTWIVYPENGPYKAGNVIAIEQACSCLILGDKGQGLIVVDLEGGVGRVAIRYDESKGAMIEKKYA, encoded by the coding sequence ATGGGCTATGTAATCAACGACAGACGCGCTTCAGCACTAGGCGGTCAAAAAAAGGATCGCAACCGATCGGCAATCACAACAATCGTATGGCATTATTCGGCCGTCATGCGCAAGCTTCGCAAATTTATCGCTGGCCATGAAGAATATTGGAAAAACACTCTTGGATGGGACCGCGGCGGCTATCACTTCTACATCGATGCAGACGGTAATATCTGGCAGAACTACGATTATGAGCGGATCACATGGGGCGTGTACAACAATAACGGCTACTGCGTGCATATCAGTGTAGAAGCCGGAAATGGTACGGACTACTCACAGGCCCAGATTGATGCTCGCGAATGGCTGACACGCAAGATCATGGGTGATTTGAGCGTGCCGGCAAGCAAAGTAAAGGGACACTGGGAAGTGTATAATAATTCAGCTTGTCCTGGTTACTCAAAAGAACAAATGGATGCATTCCGTGCGAGGCTTGGGCAATCTGCAGCTGCAGCATCTGATCCAATTGCACCGATGCGCGTCCCTGCGAATTACAATAAGATGGTCGCCTATCCTGGCTATTCAATTGATTCCAAACCGTGGGGAGAGCCTGGACTGGTGAATTGGGGTAAAACAGATGATATCATCGGCAACGTGATTTCGATTTACGAAGAAAATGGCAGCGGCGAGTACGTCAACGGCGTGAAAGTCGGATGGATTGACAAGCGGGCGCTGATTGACGTTCCTGGACGCGTATCGGTGAGCTACAACGTCATTGTGAAGATTGGCGGGTATTCAATCGACAGCAAGCCATGGGGAGAGCCAGGGCTTGTAAATTGGGGCACAACGGACGGATTCGTCGGACAAAATATTCCGGTTATCGAAGAAAATGCTTCAGGCGAATACGTGAATACAAGCTTGGGATGGATCGACAAGCGAGCCGTCGCGAAAGAGGCCGTCGTCGTATCTTCGACGCTACACCTTCCAGCGGGTCAGACTTGGATCGTTTACCCGGAAAATGGGCCATACAAGGCTGGCAATGTGATCGCGATTGAACAGGCGTGCTCTTGCTTGATTCTGGGTGATAAAGGGCAGGGGCTGATTGTGGTGGATCTCGAAGGTGGCGTTGGTCGCGTGGCAATTCGGTATGATGAATCGAAGGGTGCGATGATCGAAAAAAAATATGCATAA
- a CDS encoding GIY-YIG nuclease family protein: MGIFDKIKELLSIKKTLGLKQFELTNLNAEIDITNNKVNILKEKIAIEEKELEEKNNLIAEKEKTLQLYKEEAKNEILDELEKIEHDIEIAKIEKRALEDDKEKLNKEINRYSNQARKYKSELVGLKKFKKIYPENTDLFTQDNNGYYVRPSALKDADDFLKEDSLLDNVVRLHLHTDNSKELKKLATATQKEIDVLLDTFKTNYTTKANETIYELMVISLQAEIQNLLFTLSFNNLDASKKALTTIFDKYLAIASNGNRTILPTITRFLTQLQPLYSELLTIEYKHYIYKQQEKEEQRQLREQAKQDKEEQKALEEERKKLEFEESKFQSEIERNLELLNTEKNPEMVNQLEARIKELEQQMLNIEEKKEVIASLSHGKAGYVYVISNKGAFGERMFKVGMTRRSTPLDRINELSGASVPFKFDVHALVFSDDAVSLEASLHNKLSNQRVNKVNFRKEFFEANIDDLEKFIEEIDPTAEFDPRMVAEEYNQSLFLAEDTDGIEEVI; the protein is encoded by the coding sequence ATGGGTATTTTTGATAAAATTAAAGAGTTATTGTCCATAAAAAAAACGCTTGGATTAAAACAATTTGAATTAACAAACCTAAATGCTGAAATCGATATTACTAACAACAAAGTAAACATTTTAAAGGAAAAAATTGCTATTGAAGAAAAAGAGCTGGAAGAAAAAAATAACCTGATAGCTGAAAAAGAAAAAACCTTGCAACTGTATAAAGAAGAAGCTAAAAATGAGATTCTTGACGAATTGGAAAAAATTGAACATGATATAGAAATAGCAAAAATCGAAAAGAGAGCACTTGAAGACGATAAAGAAAAGTTAAACAAGGAAATTAATAGATACTCAAATCAAGCTAGAAAGTACAAATCCGAATTAGTGGGACTTAAAAAATTCAAAAAAATCTATCCCGAAAATACAGATCTATTTACACAAGACAATAATGGTTATTATGTTCGCCCTTCTGCATTGAAAGATGCAGATGACTTTCTTAAAGAGGATAGCTTACTTGACAATGTTGTCCGACTACATTTGCATACTGACAATTCAAAAGAATTAAAAAAATTAGCCACCGCAACCCAAAAGGAAATTGATGTATTGCTTGATACCTTTAAAACTAACTACACTACGAAAGCAAATGAAACTATTTATGAGCTGATGGTCATCAGTTTGCAAGCCGAAATCCAAAATTTGTTATTCACTTTGAGTTTCAATAACCTTGATGCTTCCAAAAAAGCATTAACAACAATTTTTGACAAGTATCTCGCAATTGCAAGTAATGGTAATCGTACTATACTACCAACAATTACTAGATTCCTTACTCAATTGCAACCACTTTACTCAGAATTGTTAACGATCGAATATAAACATTATATTTACAAACAACAAGAAAAAGAAGAGCAACGCCAGTTGAGAGAACAAGCCAAACAAGATAAGGAAGAGCAAAAAGCGCTTGAAGAAGAGCGTAAAAAACTTGAATTTGAAGAAAGTAAATTCCAGTCTGAGATTGAAAGAAATCTTGAATTATTAAATACGGAAAAGAATCCAGAAATGGTTAATCAGTTGGAAGCTAGGATTAAAGAACTTGAACAACAAATGCTCAATATCGAAGAGAAAAAAGAAGTTATTGCTAGCTTATCGCATGGTAAAGCAGGATACGTATATGTTATTTCTAACAAAGGAGCATTTGGGGAAAGAATGTTTAAAGTAGGAATGACCAGAAGATCTACACCATTGGACAGAATAAACGAATTAAGTGGCGCTTCAGTGCCATTTAAATTTGACGTTCACGCTTTAGTTTTCAGTGATGATGCAGTATCGCTGGAAGCATCATTGCATAATAAATTATCCAACCAAAGAGTAAATAAAGTGAATTTCAGGAAAGAATTTTTTGAAGCAAACATCGATGACTTGGAAAAATTTATTGAAGAAATAGACCCTACTGCTGAGTTTGATCCGAGAATGGTTGCAGAAGAATACAATCAAAGCTTATTCTTAGCAGAAGATACCGATGGAATTGAAGAAGTTATTTAA
- a CDS encoding IS1380 family transposase produces the protein MATLHENTLNFNAKMTVTNTGGNLTTDSGLILVKEFLHSIGFEQLMEKELHFEDSRLSPTHSNESILEQLIFQLIAGYDTDASANILRHDPFFQQMLEKSTLASQPSLSRFWDRISESPDALLQLQALNQAMLDKVRIQRNATEMVLDLDSTYSDTYGDQEETAFNTHYQTTGYHPLVAFDGLTKDFLKAELRSGNTYCSTGAADFLNPLLEHYNQTVPVSTVLVRADSGFAAPELYDLCEEKEHQYVIRLKRNRRLFKMAEAFVQIGDETEWSQREEHFYSTRYQAGTWKHDRRICIRSVRAANELIFHHEFIITNLSDTVSAEQIYQTYWKRGTMENFIKEAKSGFFFDKTDSSHFLENAIRMMVSLLSYNINNFMRTLAFPEKAKGLQIQSIRLRFFKIAGKLIHSGRRMMLKLSTHHVYQDEFFHILRQIQSLSW, from the coding sequence ATGGCAACTTTACACGAAAACACTCTAAATTTCAATGCAAAAATGACGGTTACAAATACCGGAGGTAATTTGACTACAGATTCTGGCCTTATTCTGGTCAAAGAATTCCTTCATTCAATAGGATTCGAACAGTTGATGGAGAAAGAGCTTCATTTTGAAGACTCTCGTCTTTCACCTACCCATTCGAATGAATCCATTCTTGAACAACTGATTTTCCAATTAATTGCAGGCTATGATACCGATGCATCTGCCAACATCTTACGTCATGATCCTTTCTTCCAGCAGATGCTTGAAAAGAGCACATTGGCTTCACAACCTTCGCTTTCGCGTTTTTGGGATCGCATTAGTGAGAGTCCCGATGCACTTTTGCAGCTACAAGCGCTCAATCAAGCGATGCTGGATAAGGTACGTATACAACGTAATGCAACAGAAATGGTATTGGATTTGGATTCCACATATAGTGACACTTACGGCGATCAAGAAGAAACGGCCTTCAACACACATTATCAAACAACCGGATACCATCCGCTCGTTGCCTTCGATGGTCTGACCAAGGACTTTCTGAAGGCGGAACTACGTTCCGGAAACACATACTGCTCAACCGGAGCAGCCGATTTTTTGAATCCGCTTCTTGAACACTATAATCAGACTGTTCCAGTCAGCACCGTTCTTGTTCGCGCAGATAGTGGCTTTGCAGCGCCGGAACTGTATGATCTCTGTGAAGAAAAAGAGCATCAGTACGTCATTCGACTCAAGCGAAATCGCCGCTTATTCAAGATGGCGGAAGCGTTTGTTCAAATTGGGGATGAGACCGAGTGGAGTCAGCGAGAAGAACATTTCTACTCGACTCGCTATCAAGCCGGCACTTGGAAGCATGACCGTAGGATTTGCATCCGTTCCGTCAGGGCAGCTAATGAACTGATTTTCCACCATGAATTCATTATCACCAATCTATCCGATACGGTCTCGGCTGAACAAATCTACCAAACATATTGGAAGAGAGGTACGATGGAGAATTTCATCAAGGAAGCTAAGAGTGGCTTCTTCTTTGATAAGACAGACAGCTCTCATTTCTTGGAGAATGCCATTCGCATGATGGTCAGCTTGCTTTCCTACAACATCAACAATTTCATGCGTACACTAGCTTTCCCGGAAAAGGCCAAAGGCCTACAGATACAGAGTATCCGTCTTCGGTTTTTCAAGATTGCTGGGAAACTGATCCACAGCGGAAGACGCATGATGCTAAAACTCAGCACCCATCATGTCTACCAAGACGAATTTTTTCATATCCTGCGGCAGATTCAGTCCTTATCTTGGTGA
- a CDS encoding reverse transcriptase domain-containing protein, with protein sequence MSILFDQIFNFDNLKSAYEKSLKADGKYKKEALVFQRNETVNLLKLQKELYSGTYKFQGYTTFEVFEPKKRIVNAPHYRDKIVQLALNDVLKHIFMRKFIKTSYACMDDRGTHKAVEKVQRNLKQAHWLYGDDATIAKVDVSKFFYSIDREITKKLYRKVIKEEDVLLVLDTIINSGMLVSEVGLPLGNTLSQLCANIYLNALDQYCMRYLGYKYYVRYADDIVIILPNKEAATEAKDKCIAFLREKLNLQENQKKTQTFPISQGVNCFGFKIYRTHRLLRDDSKKKIKRKIKKMPRLIANGLMTVETANQMLGSWSGHAKYGSTQNFIKSILERRTYIKWDGKKLAINEEELKCYITKMANTN encoded by the coding sequence GTGTCTATTTTATTTGATCAAATATTTAATTTTGATAACCTGAAGAGCGCCTATGAGAAATCACTAAAGGCGGATGGCAAATACAAAAAAGAAGCATTGGTTTTCCAACGCAATGAGACCGTGAATCTCTTGAAATTGCAAAAAGAACTTTACTCCGGAACGTACAAATTTCAAGGCTATACAACTTTCGAAGTTTTTGAACCGAAGAAGAGAATCGTGAACGCTCCGCACTATCGAGACAAGATTGTGCAGCTAGCTTTAAACGACGTTCTGAAACATATTTTCATGAGGAAATTCATAAAAACAAGCTACGCATGCATGGACGACCGCGGCACGCACAAAGCCGTCGAAAAAGTCCAACGCAACCTAAAACAAGCCCATTGGCTGTACGGGGATGACGCGACCATCGCCAAAGTCGATGTGAGCAAATTCTTTTATTCGATAGACAGGGAGATAACGAAAAAGTTATACCGCAAAGTGATAAAAGAAGAGGATGTTCTTCTGGTCCTGGACACTATCATTAACAGCGGGATGCTTGTCAGCGAAGTGGGTCTCCCCTTAGGAAATACACTCTCGCAGTTGTGTGCGAACATTTACCTGAACGCCTTAGATCAGTATTGCATGCGGTATTTAGGATATAAATATTACGTGCGTTACGCAGACGACATCGTTATTATTCTGCCTAACAAAGAGGCGGCAACAGAAGCAAAAGATAAATGCATAGCTTTCCTTCGCGAGAAGCTGAACCTGCAGGAAAACCAAAAAAAGACACAAACATTCCCCATAAGCCAAGGCGTCAACTGCTTCGGCTTTAAAATTTATCGGACCCACCGTCTTTTGCGGGATGACAGCAAAAAGAAAATAAAACGCAAAATCAAAAAGATGCCGCGGTTAATAGCGAATGGATTAATGACTGTGGAAACCGCCAATCAAATGCTGGGTAGCTGGTCAGGTCACGCGAAGTATGGAAGTACGCAAAATTTTATAAAAAGCATCTTAGAGCGCCGGACATACATTAAGTGGGATGGCAAAAAATTAGCAATAAACGAGGAGGAATTGAAGTGTTATATTACGAAAATGGCGAATACAAATTAA